From bacterium:
CATGTGGTTTTTTCTCGGCACCGTCACCATGCTGTTCGCCGCCTTTACCAGCGCCTACATCATCCGGCGGGCCGCAGCCGATTGGGTGCAGATCTCGCTGCCGGCTGTCTTGTGGGCGAACACCGTGATTCTCGTCATCAGCAGCCTGGTTCTCGAGAGCGCCCGGTCGAGCCTCGATGAGAAACCCCACCCAGCGGCCGCCCGCTGGCTCGGGGTGACGATTCTGCTCGGCCTCTTCTTCGTGGCTGGTCAGCTCGCCGGTTGGCGTGAGCTCGTTCAGCAGGGTGTCTTCGTACCGACCAGCCCGCACAGCTCGTTCTTCTACATCCTCACGGGGCTTCACGGCATCCATGTCCTGGGTGGTCTGGCGTTTCTTTCCGCCGTCACGATCAAGGTGGGAGCCGGAGGCGACCTGAGCCACCTCAAACGTCTGGTTCGCCTGTGCGCCACGTACTGGCATTTTCTGTTGAGTCTCTGGATCTTCGTCTTCCTGGTTCTCGGGTGGCTCTGACGGAAAAGAGTGAAAGGAGACGGCAACGCATGACGAATACAGCCGAACAGGTGGCGGACTCGCGTTGGGCCGGCGGCGTGTGTCCCTTCGATGCCGGTTGGCGCAAGGTGATGATGTGGGCGTTCATCATCACAGACGGCCTGCTCTTCGCCGGTTTTCTTACAGGGTACGGTTTCGCGCGGCTGTCGCACACCAACTGGCCCGACGAGAGCGCCATTTTCAATCTGACCTTCATCGCCGCCATGACCTTCGTGTTGATCTCGTCGAGCGCGACCATGGCCAGTGCGGTGCGGGCCGCCGAAACCGGCGAGCGCAAGCTGGCGCAGCGGTTTCTTTGGCTGACGGCGCTCGGCGGCCTGGTGTTTCTCGCCATGCAGGCCATGGAATGGTCGACCCTGATCGGCGAGGGCGTGCGGCTCTCCGGCAATCCCTTCGGAGCGCCGCTCTTCGGCTCCTACTTCTTCCTGATCACCGGCTTCCACGGCACGCACGTGCTTTCGGGCGTGATCATCCTGGTGGTGACAGCGTTGCGTTGGGGCCGCGAGATCACTAAGCCCGAAGGCGTCGAGATGGCGGGCTTGTATTGGCACTTCGTGGACCTCGTGTGGGTCTTCATCTTCACCGTGTTCTATCTGCTCTGAGGAGGATGGAGATGGCGAAACCGGAATCGCGCGGCGGCTACAAGCTGTATTGGCAGATCTGGCTGATTCTTCTGATCGTGACCCTGGTCATGATCTTCATCGATCGGCCGGCTGCTCGGGCGCTCGCCGAGGAGCCCGCCGCGGGGCCGTCGGCGACACTCGTATTGATCCTGGTCTTCGCGATGCTCTTGAAAGCGACTCTCATTGCGGGTTACTTCATGCATTTGCGCTACGAGCGGCTCTTTCTCCGCCTCAGCGTCCTGTTCGGGTTGTTGATCAATGGAGCGATCCTTTTCTTCCTGATCCTCCCCGACGGTCTACGGATTCTGGAGATGAACTCACCGTGAACAGACACCTGCCGCTGGTGGTGATGGCCGCTGTCGCTGCCTTGTTTCTGCCGGAAGTGGTAGTCGCTCAATGTGCGATGTGCCGCTCGGCGTTCGACTCCCCGGAAGGGCTCATTCTGGCGGCGGCCTTTCGCAGGGGCATCCTGTTTCTGCTCGGGGTGCCGTTTGCCGCGGTCGGTGTCATTGCCGGGCTGATCATTCGCGAGCAGCGCTCCGGCGGAGACGAGCCGAAGCCGTAACGGCCCGTACCGGCTCCACAACTCTCCGGGTTCCTGAAGGCATTCGTATCCTACCCGTGAGGGTGGTGACTCCCTCGAACACCGGGCCATAGGCTTTGTCGATTCCCAGACCCTGGCTCTGTCGAGGCCGCCGTGACGGCCGCAACGCCGAGGGACTACCATCCGACCGCGTCTCGAGAGGAGGTTTCAGTGTCGAGATCACACGCTCAGCACCCCCCAGGTCCCAAGGGCCTGCCCTGGTTCGGCAGCCTGCGGGAGATCCGCGACGATCCGATGGCGTTTCATACCCATGTCGCGCGCGATTACGGTGGCATCGCCCGCTTCTTCTACGGTCGCAAGCCCACCTATCTGGTCGCCGAGCCGAAGCTGATCCGGGAGCTGCTCGTCGACCACGCCGACAACTACACCAAGGACAGGCGCTACAAGGCCCATCGGGATTTCGTCGGCGAGGGTATCCTGGTGGCCGAAGGTGAAACTTGGAAGCGCTTGCGTGGGGCACTGAACGCGGGGATGTCGCGAACGAGGATCGCCGACCACGTGGACTGGATGGCGGATCGAATCGCGAGACACCTGGACACCTGGCGACCGCACGTCGACAGTGGTGAGCCCCTGGACATTCAGCATGGGCTCGAGGATCTCAACCAGCTGCTCATCGGTCGTTGGGTTCTGGGACCGGGATCCGAACAGGCGGTGGCACGCGTTATCGAGATCGTTCATCGGATGCAAGCCAACTGGCCGAAGCCCCCCAAGGGTCTCTTCGGCTCCTGGCGCTTGCCACCGCTGGGCCGGATACGACGACTCAAACAAGTCCTCCGCGACATCAACGAATGCCTGTATGGGGCGATCCAGGAGCAGCGGAGAACCGGGGCCGAAAACAACGGCATGCTCTCGCTTCTGGAGAGGGCCCGGGACGAACAGGGTGGGTTCACCGACCGTGAGATTCGCGACCAGCTGGCCACCCTCTACTTTGCCGGCTTCGAGACCTCGGCGGCGACCGCCACGTTTCTTTTCTATCGACTCTCGCTGCAGCCGCAGCAGCGAGAGCTGCTCTACGACGAGGTCGATCGGGTGCTCGGCGGGCGCAATCCGACGAGCGAGGACATGGACAAGCTGGAGTACACAGAGCGGGCGATCCGAGAGGCCCTACGGCTCTATCCGCCGGCATACAACTTCTCGCGGGTGGCACTGGAGGACGACAGCATCGGCGGCTGCCACATACCCGCCGGTGCGATGGTCATCGTCTCTCCCTATGCCACGCATCGTCTGAAGGAGCACTGGCCGAATCCGGAGGGCTTCGATCCCGATCGGTTCCTTCCCGAGCAGGTTGCCGAGCGCGATCCCCATGCCTTCATTCCGTTCGGCGCCGGCAAGCGCATGTGCATCGGGTCGCACCTGGGACTCGCGCAGGCAAAACTGATGGTGGCGCAGGTCGCGCAGCGGTATCGGCTCGATCTGCTTGCGGGCCATCCCTTCGAGCGCATTCCCGGGACGGTCATGCGCGCACGCTTCGGAATGCCGATGCGGGTCCTGCCGGTCTGAGCTCATCGCCCTGACGGGATCCCGTAGCCGTCCACCAGAATCGTGGCATGATGCATGGGGCACGAGCTCCCAGGGAGACTCTGTTTCTGTCTCTGTCTCTGTCTCTGTACTCTGTCCGAAGACTCATGAGTTCGAGCTCGTCAACGGGCGCTTCACCCTCTACATGAACGCGCCGCCCTCGGTCGGACTCCCCTACGGCTCGTATCCAAGGCCCGCGCTCGCCTGGCTTTCGACGGAGGCCTGCGTTCCAGGTCAATCTCTGGAACGAGGCACGGAAGCACCGGATCTTGGAACAGCAATATCTGGATCGCCTTCGCGATGAGATCGCTCTCGCGGTACAGAGCTTGGAGCAGCGCCGGACCTTCACCTGTGTGCCGTCAGGCAGGCGGGCGCACCGTAGCACAGCCGAGTGGACTCTCTACTCGCCGCGATTGACCTCGAAGCGAAAGACATCCGGGCGCGCGTAATGGCCGGCTGAGTCGAACATGCGCTTCGCCGCGGGGACCAGGTCGAGGTCGAGATCCGCATAGAGAATCTCCTGCGTTCCTTTCGCCGGTCCGACGAGGACTTTCCCCATCGGGTCGATGACGCAGCTATTGCCCTGGTTGACCCACTCCCGGTCCTCCGGATAGAGCTTCCTGAACTCGTAGCTTTCCGGAATCTCCTCCACGCGGAGCGCCTGGCAACAGTTCACGACGAACATCCCCCCTTCCCGCGCGATGTGCCGCATCGCGAGAAGCCAAGGCTCGCTCGAATCCCAAGTGGGGGCGACGTGGATCTGCACTCCCATCTGGTACATCGCTTGCCGTGCCAGGGGCATGTAATTCTCCCAGCAGAGCAGCCCACCCAGCTTCCCGATCGGGGTGTCAAAGGCATGCAGTGTCGTCCCGTCTCCCTGGCCCCAGACCGTTCGCTCGCCGCCTGTCGGCATCAGCTTGCGGTGGGCTCCCAGGACAATCCCCTCATCCGAGATATAGAGAAGTGTGTTGAACAGACTCGAGCAAGAGGCCTCCGCGTTCCTTTCGTTGACTCCGATCGCCACGTGGATGCCGCCAGCGCGTGCAGCTTCGCAAAGCTGTTCTGTGAACTCATCCGGGATGGTCACCGCGTTCTCCAGCAGCTCCCTGTAGTACGCATTCAACGCTGCCCCGTCG
This genomic window contains:
- a CDS encoding cytochrome-c oxidase is translated as MSTRTSTWNIYPAQLGMWFFLGTVTMLFAAFTSAYIIRRAAADWVQISLPAVLWANTVILVISSLVLESARSSLDEKPHPAAARWLGVTILLGLFFVAGQLAGWRELVQQGVFVPTSPHSSFFYILTGLHGIHVLGGLAFLSAVTIKVGAGGDLSHLKRLVRLCATYWHFLLSLWIFVFLVLGWL
- a CDS encoding cytochrome oxidase subunit III, with the protein product MTNTAEQVADSRWAGGVCPFDAGWRKVMMWAFIITDGLLFAGFLTGYGFARLSHTNWPDESAIFNLTFIAAMTFVLISSSATMASAVRAAETGERKLAQRFLWLTALGGLVFLAMQAMEWSTLIGEGVRLSGNPFGAPLFGSYFFLITGFHGTHVLSGVIILVVTALRWGREITKPEGVEMAGLYWHFVDLVWVFIFTVFYLL
- a CDS encoding cytochrome C oxidase subunit IV family protein; this encodes MAKPESRGGYKLYWQIWLILLIVTLVMIFIDRPAARALAEEPAAGPSATLVLILVFAMLLKATLIAGYFMHLRYERLFLRLSVLFGLLINGAILFFLILPDGLRILEMNSP
- a CDS encoding cytochrome P450, producing MSRSHAQHPPGPKGLPWFGSLREIRDDPMAFHTHVARDYGGIARFFYGRKPTYLVAEPKLIRELLVDHADNYTKDRRYKAHRDFVGEGILVAEGETWKRLRGALNAGMSRTRIADHVDWMADRIARHLDTWRPHVDSGEPLDIQHGLEDLNQLLIGRWVLGPGSEQAVARVIEIVHRMQANWPKPPKGLFGSWRLPPLGRIRRLKQVLRDINECLYGAIQEQRRTGAENNGMLSLLERARDEQGGFTDREIRDQLATLYFAGFETSAATATFLFYRLSLQPQQRELLYDEVDRVLGGRNPTSEDMDKLEYTERAIREALRLYPPAYNFSRVALEDDSIGGCHIPAGAMVIVSPYATHRLKEHWPNPEGFDPDRFLPEQVAERDPHAFIPFGAGKRMCIGSHLGLAQAKLMVAQVAQRYRLDLLAGHPFERIPGTVMRARFGMPMRVLPV
- a CDS encoding carbon-nitrogen hydrolase family protein, which produces MPATRDPLRVAAAQKSSVFLNRRASVEKACTLIAEASWKGAELIVFPEAFVPGYPDWVWLVKNSDGAALNAYYRELLENAVTIPDEFTEQLCEAARAGGIHVAIGVNERNAEASCSSLFNTLLYISDEGIVLGAHRKLMPTGGERTVWGQGDGTTLHAFDTPIGKLGGLLCWENYMPLARQAMYQMGVQIHVAPTWDSSEPWLLAMRHIAREGGMFVVNCCQALRVEEIPESYEFRKLYPEDREWVNQGNSCVIDPMGKVLVGPAKGTQEILYADLDLDLVPAAKRMFDSAGHYARPDVFRFEVNRGE